In a single window of the Nicotiana tomentosiformis chromosome 8, ASM39032v3, whole genome shotgun sequence genome:
- the LOC138897427 gene encoding uncharacterized protein, translated as MDIVEVSGVAFTTFQLSGGEYQWWEVYEEGRPADAAPPAWAQFSEMFLRECAPQTLRDAWRTKFDQLRRGTMTVSEYTIRFTELSRHTSTLVPTVREQIHRVIEDLSYGLRFSMARELETDTPFQQVVDIARRL; from the coding sequence ATGGATATTGttgaggtgagcggagttgcttttactacatttcagctgtcggGTGGAGAGTATCAGTGGTGGGAagtttatgaggagggtagaccagccgatgcagcaCCACCcgcttgggctcagttttcagagatgttcttgagggagtgTGCTCCCCAGACCCTccgggatgcgtggcgcacaAAGTTCGATCAGTTGCGTCggggcaccatgacggtgtcagagtaTACCATTAGGTTTACTGAGTTATCCCGTCATACATCTACTTTGGTTCCTACTGTCAGAGAGCAAATTCACAGAGTTATTGAGGAcctcagttatggtcttagattcagcatggctcgggagttagagactgatactccatttcagcaggttgtAGATATTGCCAGGAGGTTATAG